A window of the Polaribacter sp. HaHaR_3_91 genome harbors these coding sequences:
- a CDS encoding alpha/beta hydrolase fold domain-containing protein, protein MKQTLQFIFIFIISSASLLGQTKVVSLENNTGIIADDLGSVTLWENQIEGYGDATQSNTALGGDKLFETYPGKVNVGFSKDGSFLELEGSNTSISDNTYSVFYAGKANPEGKPASLIGNYDVPGNFNSCSGIRFLRLADGSIVFDYAKPNYVRVVLNNIPGDDYFFFGFTMDASGNYKYFDSSDPSIKTGKINDTMVPSQDEDLKLNLFEERDGGHTYNHTEVVEVSMYDDVLSTTDFQNEYDRLATEYAELVITEFEVTNVLPNDESFREGISRDAPIVVTFDQAIDETSEYPKIYINKSETETTGNWVLSPSNVLTFTPTERWPARSLVTLKIQEGLRSTDNAIIGLAKRDSYGFIVDAEETFPIESYELGEPIAIIDYIARTGESIVGHKLTMKITTPTITENTTEKFPVHIFVHGGGWAGGTAESSGADYSLHKDYLAKSLGFVTLSISYRTVGAGGTFSYGLEDVYTAYQWAIDNAETYNLDMTKVFFSGGSAGTPLAALASQTLPNILGYIGFNGIYDFVNDAGDFGAGNWYKQDVPSETENSAIFNLSDNPPPTILMHGDADNTISHNQSINFADAINAKGGNAKAIIYPGEVHAFFSRDKKYHEECFYEMVNFMTEQLEKAGSLSVGTIKKEGNGIIYPNPVKKGDNLQLKAGFNSEIITAKIINYLGQTVLETSLYPINGTKIFSIDTSNLKQGIYFLNTIDNQNLKTLKFVIQ, encoded by the coding sequence ATGAAACAAACATTACAATTTATCTTTATATTTATTATTTCAAGTGCTAGTTTGTTAGGTCAAACCAAAGTAGTATCATTAGAAAACAATACTGGAATTATAGCAGATGACTTAGGATCTGTAACCCTTTGGGAGAATCAAATTGAAGGATACGGAGATGCTACACAAAGTAATACAGCTTTAGGTGGTGACAAATTATTCGAAACTTATCCAGGAAAAGTAAATGTAGGTTTTAGCAAAGATGGTTCTTTTCTTGAATTAGAAGGTTCAAATACGTCAATTTCAGACAATACATATAGTGTTTTTTATGCAGGTAAAGCTAATCCAGAAGGGAAGCCAGCATCCTTAATAGGGAATTATGATGTTCCTGGAAATTTTAACAGTTGCTCTGGAATTCGGTTTTTAAGATTAGCCGATGGTAGTATTGTTTTTGATTATGCAAAACCAAATTATGTTCGTGTCGTTTTAAACAATATACCCGGTGATGATTATTTCTTTTTTGGATTTACCATGGATGCTTCTGGAAATTATAAATATTTTGATAGTAGCGATCCATCAATAAAAACAGGAAAGATTAACGATACAATGGTTCCGAGTCAAGACGAAGACCTTAAATTGAATCTTTTTGAAGAAAGAGATGGAGGACATACTTATAATCACACAGAGGTTGTAGAAGTATCCATGTATGATGATGTGCTTAGTACTACGGATTTTCAAAATGAATACGATAGATTGGCTACTGAATATGCCGAACTTGTGATTACTGAATTTGAAGTTACCAATGTATTGCCTAATGATGAAAGTTTTCGAGAAGGTATTTCAAGAGATGCTCCAATTGTAGTAACGTTTGATCAAGCTATTGATGAAACTTCAGAATATCCAAAAATTTATATAAACAAAAGTGAAACTGAAACGACTGGTAATTGGGTTTTATCACCTTCTAATGTTCTTACGTTTACACCTACCGAAAGATGGCCAGCTAGATCATTAGTTACCCTAAAAATACAAGAAGGGCTTAGATCTACAGATAATGCTATTATTGGTTTAGCAAAACGAGATTCCTATGGTTTTATAGTAGATGCAGAGGAAACTTTTCCTATTGAAAGTTATGAGTTAGGAGAACCAATAGCTATCATAGATTATATAGCTAGAACAGGAGAATCTATAGTGGGTCATAAATTAACAATGAAAATAACGACTCCTACTATAACTGAAAATACAACTGAAAAATTCCCTGTTCATATTTTTGTGCACGGTGGTGGTTGGGCTGGAGGAACAGCAGAAAGTTCTGGTGCTGATTATTCTTTACATAAAGATTATTTAGCAAAAAGCTTAGGGTTTGTAACTCTATCTATATCATACAGAACCGTAGGTGCTGGAGGTACTTTTTCTTATGGTTTAGAAGATGTATATACCGCTTACCAATGGGCTATAGACAATGCAGAAACTTATAATTTAGATATGACGAAGGTGTTTTTTAGTGGAGGTTCTGCAGGTACTCCTTTAGCAGCATTAGCCTCTCAGACATTACCTAACATTCTAGGGTATATTGGATTTAATGGAATTTATGATTTTGTGAATGATGCAGGAGATTTTGGTGCAGGAAATTGGTACAAGCAAGATGTACCTAGTGAAACAGAAAATTCTGCTATTTTTAATTTAAGTGACAACCCTCCTCCAACGATATTGATGCACGGTGATGCAGATAATACGATCTCACATAATCAAAGTATAAATTTTGCTGATGCTATAAATGCCAAAGGAGGTAATGCGAAAGCCATCATATATCCAGGAGAAGTTCATGCATTTTTTAGTAGAGATAAAAAATACCATGAAGAGTGTTTTTATGAGATGGTTAATTTTATGACAGAACAACTTGAAAAAGCAGGATCTTTAAGTGTTGGTACTATAAAGAAAGAGGGTAATGGAATAATATATCCTAATCCTGTTAAAAAAGGAGATAATCTTCAATTAAAAGCAGGTTTTAATTCTGAAATAATTACAGCTAAAATTATAAATTATTTAGGTCAAACTGTATTGGAGACGTCGTTGTACCCAATAAATGGGACAAAGATATTTAGCATAGATACTAGTAATTTAAAACAAGGGATTTATTTTTTGAATACAATTGATAATCAAAACTTAAAAACTTTAAAATTCGTAATTCAGTAA
- a CDS encoding alpha/beta hydrolase fold domain-containing protein translates to MKNILHFILIFILSTSSLFSQTKVLSLENAKGIVADNLGSVTLWENQIEGYGNAMQSDTNLGAEESQETYPGKTTVLFSKDGSFLELEGSSTYVSDNSYSVFYVGKAENTNTGKPASLLGNYDMSGGFSNCYGIRFVRLQDGKIGFDYARPNYTRVNIGANEIPADAYFFFGFSIDTSGNYQYFDSTSPIVTSGTITNTMRTNANEDLKFNIFEEVAGTQTYNHTEVVELTMYNEGLSSTEFQDEYNRLATEYAELVTAEFSITEVLPENRTNLPQNGAIQISFSQDVEVITSNYPKVYVNKSTIETSGTWTLSPSNILTFLPDVNWPAGGFVSVQIQETLKSVDDVAIGLEQGDSFSFIVEADQVFEFDNTIELEAIATVDFPIVGHKLPLKLTTPIIDENTTEKFPVHIWVHGGGWSGGTPETSLAANSPHKDYLAENLGIATLSISYRCSGSSGTFSLAREDVQTAYDWALANADTYNFDMTKVFFSGGSAGAPLAAIAAEENNALGFIGFNGIYDFVNDAGDFGTNNNYKQNIPSEALNSPINLLTNTPTPTILMHGDADTTIDIRQSTLFTDAINAKGGNGETVVYPGEVHAFFNPGKPAFEDVLIEMVGFINAQLEEVNQLSTNNINTVKNQVTVYPNPVKQGKNITIQSNLFDHQKINVQIVNYLGQTVLNTHLYTNSNTIILDPIMLSEGNYILKLLSNSIFQIHKIIIN, encoded by the coding sequence ATGAAAAATATTTTACATTTCATCCTTATATTCATTCTTTCAACATCGAGTTTGTTTAGTCAAACAAAAGTATTGTCTTTAGAGAATGCTAAAGGAATTGTAGCAGACAATTTAGGATCTGTAACCCTTTGGGAAAATCAAATTGAAGGATATGGTAATGCGATGCAAAGTGATACAAATCTTGGTGCAGAAGAATCACAAGAAACGTATCCAGGGAAAACCACGGTTCTTTTTAGTAAAGACGGTTCTTTTCTAGAGTTAGAAGGGTCTAGCACTTATGTTTCAGACAATAGTTATAGTGTTTTTTATGTTGGTAAAGCTGAAAACACAAACACAGGAAAACCAGCATCTTTATTAGGAAACTATGATATGAGTGGAGGATTTTCTAATTGTTACGGAATTAGATTTGTAAGATTACAAGATGGTAAGATTGGGTTTGATTATGCAAGACCAAATTATACTCGTGTAAATATTGGAGCTAATGAAATACCTGCAGATGCTTATTTCTTTTTTGGATTTTCAATAGATACTTCAGGAAATTATCAGTATTTCGATAGCACTTCTCCTATCGTAACTTCAGGTACTATTACTAACACGATGCGTACCAATGCTAATGAAGATCTTAAATTTAATATTTTTGAAGAAGTTGCAGGTACTCAAACCTATAACCATACAGAAGTCGTAGAATTAACAATGTATAATGAAGGTCTTAGTTCAACAGAGTTTCAGGATGAATACAATAGACTAGCTACAGAATATGCAGAGCTTGTGACAGCAGAATTCTCAATAACTGAGGTTTTACCTGAGAATCGTACCAATTTGCCCCAAAATGGAGCTATACAAATATCGTTTAGTCAAGATGTAGAAGTAATAACTTCAAATTATCCTAAAGTTTATGTAAACAAAAGTACTATTGAAACTAGCGGTACTTGGACATTATCTCCGTCTAATATTCTTACTTTTTTACCAGATGTAAATTGGCCAGCTGGTGGATTTGTATCTGTTCAAATACAAGAAACTCTTAAATCTGTAGATGATGTAGCAATTGGTTTAGAACAAGGAGATTCATTTAGTTTTATTGTGGAAGCTGATCAAGTTTTTGAATTTGATAATACGATAGAACTGGAAGCAATAGCTACAGTAGACTTTCCTATAGTTGGTCATAAACTACCATTAAAGTTAACAACACCTATAATTGACGAAAATACAACTGAAAAATTCCCTGTACATATATGGGTACATGGAGGTGGTTGGTCTGGTGGTACACCAGAAACTTCTTTGGCTGCTAACTCTCCTCATAAAGATTATTTGGCAGAAAATTTAGGGATTGCAACATTGTCTATTTCTTATAGATGTTCTGGTTCTAGTGGTACTTTTTCTTTAGCCAGAGAGGATGTACAAACGGCCTATGATTGGGCTTTAGCAAATGCCGATACGTACAATTTTGATATGACAAAAGTTTTTTTTAGTGGTGGATCTGCCGGTGCTCCATTAGCAGCAATAGCAGCAGAAGAAAATAATGCACTTGGATTTATTGGTTTTAACGGAATCTATGATTTTGTAAATGATGCAGGAGATTTTGGAACAAATAACAATTACAAACAAAACATTCCAAGTGAAGCGTTAAATTCACCTATCAATCTATTGACTAACACGCCAACTCCTACAATTTTAATGCATGGAGATGCTGATACAACTATAGATATTCGCCAAAGCACTCTGTTTACAGATGCTATAAACGCTAAAGGAGGAAATGGAGAGACTGTTGTTTACCCAGGAGAAGTTCATGCTTTTTTTAACCCTGGAAAACCAGCTTTTGAAGATGTTTTAATAGAAATGGTTGGTTTTATAAACGCACAACTTGAAGAGGTAAACCAATTAAGTACTAATAATATTAACACCGTAAAAAATCAAGTGACAGTTTACCCTAATCCTGTTAAACAAGGAAAAAACATCACTATCCAATCTAATCTTTTTGACCACCAAAAAATAAACGTACAAATTGTAAATTATTTAGGTCAAACAGTCTTAAACACCCATTTATATACGAATTCAAATACAATTATTTTAGACCCAATAATGCTATCAGAAGGTAATTATATTTTAAAGTTGCTAAGTAATAGTATTTTTCAAATACACAAAATAATTATTAATTAA
- a CDS encoding glycosyl hydrolase, producing MKIKLFYLMVIFFTINSFAQTNTCGITVDNTFDGGTTLSNGWTEYNTSGRVTVESGKLKFNHNIDMPSAYHTFTPTSENSTFSFDVSATRSSVNCQVHLISSTGKHLSSIALGIGVANIKYATSIENGVPSGFVAGDPAIGFPSNKNFIISSKIDFTSKEIDIYVNGELMTAEIPFLEDAEDIAKIDIQLLFMYANNGQFYFDNISLLGGDENRILLTSNVNAAEDLLASAPIGTIYNQYPQSAVDAFQQAIDDANAIISNCEATSNDINNSLLAIQTAEEVFVNAKVNDPVLKMYSEYDFTGDVNEVYCGYYNGGLGAYEDWGVSFTLEKGYMATFAQDVNGLGFSKIYIAQDNAIEINLPADLQNTISFIRVSPWFSLGKKGSLGNVKWTTADTYNSSWYYNWSLTAPHSEEIEFVPMSWSGGDSRTSLEVMEEAGQNMSFNHLLAFNEPDNEGQSNMTVAEALEAYPKLLASGLRLGAPGVENVQYSATSDSFNDGAWIQEFMDGCVELGYRVDFIPAHDYVRRSKSTFIERFKALHDRYNLPVWVTEYNYGNPNMGSANLTLEQGYSNIKGLTEALEEADFIERYNWYYFFGQNTGIGGMTDGELNITGQFYRDLESQNPSYIQEIYEQGTPLLVNNNSTLSKVLLYPNVITDGVFNLRYTQELKNSNVELTIYSTVGQLVKKVSGLKTEIDVRALSSGVYIVKIESHLGNFTKKIIIQ from the coding sequence ATGAAAATAAAATTATTTTATTTAATGGTAATATTTTTTACTATTAACAGCTTTGCACAAACCAATACTTGTGGGATAACTGTAGACAATACGTTTGATGGTGGGACAACCTTATCTAATGGCTGGACAGAATACAATACCTCGGGACGAGTTACAGTGGAGTCGGGTAAATTAAAATTTAATCATAATATAGATATGCCTTCGGCTTATCACACTTTTACTCCAACATCTGAAAATTCAACTTTCTCTTTTGATGTGTCAGCTACACGTTCGTCTGTAAATTGTCAAGTGCATTTAATCTCTTCTACAGGAAAACATTTATCAAGTATTGCTTTAGGTATTGGAGTCGCTAATATTAAATATGCAACATCAATAGAAAATGGAGTTCCTAGTGGTTTTGTAGCTGGAGACCCTGCTATAGGTTTTCCGTCTAATAAGAATTTTATAATATCCTCTAAAATTGACTTTACCTCAAAAGAAATTGATATTTATGTTAATGGAGAATTGATGACAGCAGAAATCCCTTTTTTAGAAGATGCGGAAGATATTGCTAAGATAGACATTCAATTACTTTTTATGTATGCTAATAATGGGCAATTTTATTTTGATAATATTTCTTTATTAGGAGGAGATGAAAATCGTATTTTATTAACAAGTAATGTAAATGCTGCAGAGGATTTATTGGCATCTGCACCTATAGGTACAATTTATAATCAGTACCCACAATCTGCTGTTGATGCATTTCAACAAGCAATTGATGATGCTAATGCAATCATTTCTAATTGTGAAGCTACTTCGAATGATATTAACAATTCACTTTTAGCTATTCAAACGGCAGAAGAGGTTTTTGTGAATGCAAAAGTAAATGATCCTGTTCTTAAAATGTACAGCGAGTATGATTTTACAGGTGATGTAAACGAAGTTTATTGTGGTTATTACAATGGAGGTTTAGGTGCTTACGAAGATTGGGGAGTATCCTTTACCTTAGAAAAAGGATACATGGCTACTTTTGCACAAGATGTGAATGGCTTAGGTTTTAGTAAAATATATATTGCTCAAGATAATGCAATAGAAATCAATTTGCCTGCTGATTTACAAAATACGATTTCATTCATACGAGTGAGCCCTTGGTTTTCTTTAGGTAAAAAAGGAAGTTTAGGAAATGTAAAATGGACAACTGCTGATACTTATAATTCTTCGTGGTATTATAACTGGAGTTTAACGGCTCCACATTCAGAAGAAATCGAATTTGTTCCAATGTCTTGGAGTGGAGGTGATTCTAGAACATCACTCGAAGTAATGGAAGAAGCTGGACAAAATATGTCTTTCAATCATCTACTAGCCTTTAATGAACCTGATAACGAAGGTCAATCTAATATGACAGTAGCAGAAGCTCTAGAAGCTTATCCAAAACTGTTAGCTTCAGGCCTTAGATTGGGTGCACCTGGAGTAGAGAACGTGCAATATAGTGCAACAAGTGATTCTTTTAATGATGGTGCTTGGATTCAAGAATTTATGGACGGCTGTGTAGAACTTGGTTACCGTGTTGATTTTATTCCAGCTCATGATTATGTACGTCGTTCAAAGTCTACTTTTATAGAGCGTTTCAAAGCCTTACATGATCGCTATAACCTGCCAGTATGGGTGACAGAATATAACTACGGAAACCCAAATATGGGATCTGCAAATCTTACATTAGAACAAGGCTATTCTAATATAAAAGGTTTAACAGAAGCCCTTGAAGAAGCAGATTTTATAGAGCGTTACAATTGGTATTATTTCTTTGGACAAAATACAGGTATTGGTGGTATGACAGATGGCGAACTGAATATCACAGGTCAATTTTATAGAGATCTTGAATCACAAAATCCTTCTTACATTCAAGAAATATATGAACAAGGAACTCCATTATTAGTAAATAACAATTCAACTTTATCTAAAGTTTTATTGTATCCAAATGTAATAACCGATGGTGTTTTTAATTTAAGATATACACAAGAGCTTAAGAACAGTAATGTAGAATTAACTATTTATTCAACTGTTGGTCAGTTAGTAAAAAAGGTTTCGGGATTAAAAACAGAAATTGATGTTAGAGCACTCTCAAGCGGTGTTTATATTGTTAAAATAGAATCTCATTTAGGAAACTTTACTAAAAAAATTATTATACAATAA
- a CDS encoding glycosyl hydrolase has product MKLKFLYIIAFLFATNNYAQTSSCGSVVDETFEGGTAQSIGWTEYNTSGRVTVTDGKLKFDHNIDMPSVYHTFNPTSDNSSFSFDVSATRSSVDCRVHLISSTGKYLSTIILGNGNANIEYATSMENGVPGGFVAGEPATRFPANTNFTISTQIDFTLEKVDIYVNGELMIADVPFLEDAEDIAKIDIQLLYMYANNGQFYFDNISLLSGEENRLLLTSNVKTAESLLSAAIIGDSYNQYPQSSVDVFQLVIDNVNTILADCNSAANIIDDAILELKNAQDVFSVSLVNDPILKIYSSYNSTGEEHEMYVGYYNGTLGDYDNWAVSFTLEKGYMVTFAENINGTGASKVYVAADNDLAIILPVDLQKKASFIRVSPWFDVHKKGMAGKGTDVIVEFNNSWHYNWGTSGEDVGDAKFVPNQWSGGSVANAISLGNRMDIAHYMAFNEPDGASQANMTVDTAIEKYEAMLASGLRLGSPANKDNANGGVWRDEFMTKAEEKGYRVDYIVVHYYKKTTPTNFYNWLKAIHDKWQRPIWIKEFNYGATWTGQPASNEAAGDGLESYINMLDDTDFIERYAVFTWQPDKPIYSLMTVRNPVTLSSSGIMYRDHQSPIAYTQEEYEQGVPLSVDDNSALFKFSVFPTVITSGIFNWSVSEEVDKSNINLTIYNIAGQLVKEVQGPNSEVNVSKLSSGLYFVKINSDLGSVIKKIIKN; this is encoded by the coding sequence ATGAAACTAAAATTTTTATATATAATTGCTTTTCTTTTTGCTACAAATAATTATGCGCAAACAAGTTCTTGTGGAAGTGTGGTTGATGAAACTTTTGAAGGCGGCACTGCTCAGTCTATTGGTTGGACAGAATACAATACTTCTGGGAGAGTTACCGTTACTGATGGAAAATTAAAGTTTGATCATAATATAGATATGCCTTCGGTGTATCATACTTTTAATCCTACTTCTGACAATTCTTCTTTTTCTTTTGATGTTTCTGCTACACGTTCCTCAGTGGATTGTAGGGTGCATTTAATTTCATCTACAGGTAAGTATTTATCTACTATTATTTTAGGTAATGGAAATGCTAACATTGAATATGCAACTTCAATGGAGAATGGAGTTCCTGGTGGTTTTGTTGCTGGAGAACCTGCAACGAGATTTCCTGCAAATACAAACTTTACAATTTCTACTCAAATTGATTTTACTTTAGAGAAAGTTGATATTTATGTTAATGGAGAACTAATGATAGCGGATGTTCCTTTTTTAGAAGATGCTGAAGATATTGCTAAAATTGATATTCAGTTACTTTATATGTATGCTAATAATGGTCAATTCTATTTTGATAATATTTCTTTATTAAGTGGCGAAGAAAATCGTTTATTGTTAACAAGTAATGTTAAAACAGCAGAAAGTTTACTTTCTGCTGCTATTATAGGAGATAGTTATAATCAATATCCGCAATCTTCAGTTGATGTTTTTCAGTTGGTAATAGATAATGTAAATACAATACTTGCTGATTGTAATTCGGCTGCTAATATAATTGATGATGCAATATTAGAGCTTAAAAATGCACAAGATGTTTTTTCTGTATCATTGGTGAATGATCCTATTCTAAAAATTTATAGTTCTTATAATTCTACAGGCGAAGAACATGAAATGTATGTTGGTTATTACAACGGTACTTTAGGAGATTATGATAATTGGGCTGTTTCTTTTACTTTAGAAAAAGGATATATGGTAACTTTTGCAGAGAACATAAATGGTACGGGTGCAAGTAAAGTATATGTAGCTGCTGATAATGATTTAGCAATTATTCTACCCGTAGATTTACAAAAGAAAGCTTCATTTATCCGTGTTTCCCCTTGGTTTGATGTTCATAAGAAAGGAATGGCTGGTAAAGGTACAGATGTTATAGTAGAGTTTAATAATTCATGGCATTATAACTGGGGTACCTCAGGTGAAGATGTGGGTGATGCCAAATTTGTTCCTAATCAATGGAGTGGAGGTTCTGTTGCAAATGCAATAAGTTTAGGTAATAGAATGGATATCGCACATTATATGGCGTTCAACGAACCTGATGGAGCTAGTCAAGCTAATATGACTGTTGATACGGCTATTGAAAAATATGAAGCAATGTTGGCTTCTGGTTTGCGTTTAGGTTCACCGGCGAACAAAGACAATGCAAATGGTGGTGTTTGGCGTGATGAATTTATGACAAAGGCGGAAGAAAAAGGATATCGTGTAGATTATATTGTTGTGCATTATTACAAAAAAACGACACCAACAAATTTTTATAATTGGTTAAAAGCGATTCATGATAAATGGCAACGACCTATCTGGATAAAAGAATTTAATTATGGTGCTACTTGGACTGGTCAACCTGCCTCGAATGAAGCAGCAGGTGATGGATTAGAATCTTATATAAATATGTTAGATGATACTGATTTTATAGAGCGTTATGCTGTGTTTACTTGGCAACCAGACAAACCTATTTATTCATTAATGACTGTTCGTAACCCTGTAACTTTAAGTAGTTCTGGAATTATGTATCGTGATCATCAATCACCTATTGCATATACACAAGAAGAGTATGAGCAAGGTGTACCATTATCTGTGGATGATAATTCGGCTTTATTTAAATTTTCAGTATTTCCAACGGTAATAACCAGTGGTATTTTTAACTGGTCAGTTTCAGAAGAGGTTGATAAAAGTAATATCAATTTAACTATTTACAATATAGCAGGACAATTAGTTAAAGAAGTTCAGGGTCCAAATTCTGAAGTAAATGTGAGTAAGCTTTCTAGTGGTTTGTATTTTGTGAAAATCAATTCTGATTTAGGGAGTGTTATCAAGAAAATTATTAAGAATTAA
- a CDS encoding T9SS type A sorting domain-containing protein, translating into MIIINRVKLDSIFRRNHNFNVKTVVLLFILAVNLSTFGQSIYTNDMDYVLGDCKQRFITGAVATQEQADNLLKGFKAMKVNGIRIPVFPRDANTGVSLNPHPTIMKYFYEQALVAGFHVFANPAQGGGGIRIANHSLSNTSSVKGIQAATDELVNRIIEFSNEYPGLKWLNPFNEDGRTNTVWSISQINEIYKRLYDHGVNGAELIGPCTWGLPAGIDMLKNTDITKYITVASSHNLGHNDGQWSTFKALAEAKNLPVWDSEANNDPGNTDTNKVEAALENKVDGLVVYNSGNNIDLNTGAINGTNVYYMSVYLKQRESIAVNGTATQSETTAPQWSVEASRAIDGNVNGHWSGGNGSVTHTAGVNPWWQVDLGSNKNIEEIKIYNRTDANPQNLSNFTVTVTNTSGRTVFSKTYADYPNPFLVIETGDISGRIVKVQKNDIGTLTLAEVLIFATSQPLSINIYDEIKVSVFPNPTTDKLIISIPNNVLKRYTLYNLSGQMISTNNTNTKEVEINVSKLPMGIYFLKMEGDKFYGIHKIIKK; encoded by the coding sequence TTGATTATTATTAATAGAGTGAAACTAGACAGCATATTCAGAAGAAACCACAACTTTAATGTGAAAACAGTGGTTCTTTTATTCATATTAGCAGTAAATCTTAGCACCTTTGGTCAATCCATTTATACCAATGATATGGATTATGTTCTAGGTGATTGCAAGCAACGTTTTATTACGGGAGCAGTTGCAACACAAGAACAAGCAGATAATTTGCTAAAAGGTTTTAAGGCTATGAAAGTTAATGGAATTCGTATTCCTGTTTTTCCGAGAGATGCAAATACTGGAGTGAGCCTTAATCCTCATCCAACCATCATGAAGTATTTTTACGAACAGGCTTTAGTTGCTGGATTTCATGTTTTTGCGAATCCTGCTCAAGGTGGTGGAGGTATTAGAATAGCAAATCATTCGCTTTCTAACACAAGTTCTGTAAAAGGTATACAAGCAGCAACAGATGAATTGGTGAATAGAATTATAGAGTTCTCAAATGAATATCCAGGCCTTAAATGGTTAAACCCTTTTAATGAAGATGGAAGAACAAATACAGTTTGGAGCATAAGTCAAATTAATGAAATCTATAAACGTTTATATGATCATGGTGTTAATGGAGCAGAATTAATTGGCCCATGTACCTGGGGACTTCCTGCAGGAATTGATATGTTAAAAAACACGGATATTACAAAGTATATTACGGTTGCATCTTCTCATAATTTAGGACATAACGATGGACAGTGGTCAACTTTTAAAGCTTTAGCTGAAGCAAAGAACTTGCCAGTTTGGGATTCAGAAGCCAATAATGATCCTGGTAATACAGATACAAACAAAGTAGAGGCTGCTCTAGAAAATAAGGTAGATGGCTTAGTGGTATACAACTCCGGAAACAATATAGATCTAAACACAGGTGCTATAAACGGTACCAATGTTTATTATATGTCTGTGTATCTAAAACAAAGAGAGAGTATTGCTGTAAATGGTACTGCTACACAGTCAGAAACTACAGCTCCTCAATGGTCTGTAGAAGCTTCTCGTGCAATTGATGGCAACGTGAATGGTCATTGGTCAGGTGGTAATGGGTCCGTTACTCATACAGCTGGTGTTAATCCTTGGTGGCAAGTTGATCTTGGTTCAAATAAAAATATAGAAGAAATTAAGATATACAATAGAACAGATGCCAATCCACAAAACCTATCTAATTTCACAGTAACAGTTACAAATACTAGTGGTAGAACAGTATTTTCTAAAACATATGCAGATTATCCAAACCCCTTTTTAGTAATTGAAACAGGAGATATAAGTGGTCGTATTGTTAAAGTACAAAAAAATGATATAGGCACATTAACTTTAGCAGAGGTGCTCATTTTTGCAACAAGTCAACCTTTGTCTATTAATATTTACGATGAAATTAAAGTTAGTGTTTTTCCAAATCCAACTACAGACAAATTAATAATATCTATACCTAATAACGTCTTAAAAAGATATACTTTATATAACCTAAGTGGACAAATGATTTCTACAAATAACACAAATACAAAAGAGGTTGAAATAAATGTAAGTAAACTACCAATGGGTATATATTTCCTAAAAATGGAAGGTGATAAGTTTTATGGAATACATAAGATAATAAAAAAATAA